From Sphingobium sp. RAC03, a single genomic window includes:
- a CDS encoding tetratricopeptide repeat protein has product MATLGLSEADKAAIEAFRQDVVEPSRTQLVIVDFWAEWCGPCKQLTPIIEKVCADYATKGVKLVKVNVDDNGFIASQFRVQSIPTVYAVFQGQPVADLTQARTEGALKQYLDQLLSQLPIESEERSQAQEIAPLIAMGEELLAEGDAERALSVFTQIAQMAPDMVEVVAGQARALVMLGQLDEAEALLAALPAEIARHGAVDQARAAIALARDVKPLADLSAVEAKVAADPDDHEARFELAGGLMANGDRDGAADALLEIVRRDRTWNEGAARAQLVTIFEAVGLEDPWVSAQRRKLSQILFA; this is encoded by the coding sequence GTGGCGACCCTGGGATTGAGCGAGGCCGACAAGGCGGCAATTGAGGCGTTTCGCCAAGACGTGGTGGAGCCGTCGCGCACCCAGCTAGTGATCGTCGATTTCTGGGCCGAATGGTGCGGCCCGTGCAAGCAACTGACCCCGATCATCGAGAAGGTCTGCGCCGACTATGCGACCAAGGGCGTCAAGCTGGTCAAGGTCAATGTCGACGACAATGGCTTCATCGCCAGCCAGTTCCGGGTCCAGTCGATCCCGACCGTCTATGCCGTGTTCCAGGGCCAGCCCGTCGCGGATTTGACCCAGGCGCGGACCGAAGGCGCGCTCAAACAATATCTCGACCAATTGCTGTCGCAACTGCCGATCGAATCGGAAGAAAGGTCGCAGGCGCAGGAAATCGCGCCGTTGATCGCCATGGGCGAGGAATTGCTGGCCGAGGGCGACGCCGAGCGCGCGCTGTCGGTGTTCACGCAGATCGCGCAAATGGCCCCCGACATGGTCGAGGTGGTCGCAGGACAAGCGCGGGCGCTGGTGATGCTGGGCCAGCTGGACGAGGCCGAAGCGCTGTTGGCGGCCTTGCCCGCCGAGATCGCCCGCCACGGCGCGGTGGATCAGGCGCGCGCCGCGATCGCGCTGGCACGCGACGTCAAGCCATTAGCGGACCTGTCGGCGGTGGAAGCGAAGGTCGCCGCCGATCCCGACGATCATGAAGCCCGGTTTGAACTGGCAGGCGGGCTGATGGCCAATGGCGACCGCGACGGGGCCGCCGATGCGCTGCTGGAAATCGTGCGGCGCGACCGCACCTGGAACGAAGGCGCGGCGCGCGCGCAACTCGTCACCATCTTCGAAGCCGTCGGGCTGGAAGATCCTTGGGTATCCGCGCAGCGTCGCAAGCTGTCGCAGATTCTCTTCGCCTGA
- a CDS encoding LON peptidase substrate-binding domain-containing protein: MPLARVSIFPLSGALLLPGMDLPLHIFEPRYRALIHDAMARDRRIGMIQPREGGPVPSLFDMGCLGHVSHIEAMEDGRFNIILTGLARFRFVRELPVATQFRQIEADIEQAPQEDEVLHAVERAALEQESRRFADALGYVVDWTAVSRLDDTSLVNGIAQIAPFDPAAKQTLLEADTLSERSERIIQLMQIVGRADRDGGATMQ, translated from the coding sequence ATGCCCCTCGCGCGCGTCTCGATCTTTCCCTTGTCCGGCGCCTTGCTGCTGCCGGGCATGGACCTGCCGCTGCATATTTTCGAGCCACGCTACCGGGCGCTGATCCATGACGCGATGGCGCGCGACCGGCGCATCGGCATGATCCAGCCGCGCGAAGGCGGGCCGGTGCCTTCGCTGTTCGACATGGGGTGCCTGGGCCATGTCAGCCATATCGAGGCGATGGAGGATGGGCGGTTCAACATCATCCTGACCGGCCTCGCCCGTTTCCGCTTCGTCCGCGAACTGCCGGTGGCGACGCAGTTCCGCCAGATCGAGGCGGACATCGAGCAGGCGCCGCAGGAAGATGAAGTGCTGCACGCGGTCGAACGCGCCGCGCTGGAGCAGGAATCGCGGCGCTTCGCCGACGCGCTTGGCTATGTGGTGGACTGGACAGCGGTGTCACGGCTGGACGACACGTCGCTGGTCAACGGCATCGCCCAGATCGCGCCGTTCGACCCCGCCGCCAAGCAGACCTTGCTGGAAGCCGACACGCTGTCCGAACGGTCGGAACGGATCATCCAACTGATGCAGATTGTCGGCCGCGCCGACCGCGATGGCGGCGCGACGATGCAGTGA
- a CDS encoding Trm112 family protein has protein sequence MSEIAPIDPWLLTKLVCPVTRTPLRWDAARKALLSDAAGLAYPVRDGVPVLLAREAVPIT, from the coding sequence GTGAGCGAGATTGCACCGATCGACCCCTGGCTCCTCACCAAGCTGGTATGCCCAGTAACCCGCACGCCCCTCCGCTGGGACGCCGCGCGCAAGGCGCTGTTGTCCGACGCGGCGGGCCTGGCCTATCCGGTCCGCGATGGCGTCCCGGTGCTGTTGGCGCGGGAAGCCGTGCCCATCACATGA
- a CDS encoding GIY-YIG nuclease family protein, translating to MAFHAYLLRCSDGSFYAGHTDDLESRIAAHQMGMIPGYTFARRPLHLVWTESFGTRDEALTAERRIKGWSRAKKQALIDGDWARLSLLARNRQDQG from the coding sequence ATGGCCTTCCACGCTTATCTGCTAAGATGCAGCGACGGCAGCTTCTATGCCGGGCATACGGATGACCTGGAGAGCCGGATCGCGGCGCACCAGATGGGGATGATCCCCGGCTATACCTTCGCGCGTAGACCGCTCCATCTGGTTTGGACTGAAAGTTTCGGCACCCGCGACGAAGCCTTGACGGCCGAGCGACGGATCAAAGGATGGAGCCGGGCGAAAAAGCAGGCGCTGATTGATGGTGACTGGGCGCGGTTGAGCCTGTTGGCGCGGAATCGGCAGGATCAGGGATAG
- a CDS encoding RidA family protein — translation MVRLIPAALLLAAMPAFAQPAAAPQPMPASLPFSPAIRVGDILYMSGQIGQVPEGMDAHKEGFDAAVRGAMDAIGGILRDNGLDFGDVVKCTVMLEDMADWPRFNAAYTPYFAGKRLPARSAFGADGLALGAPLEVECIAAYS, via the coding sequence ATGGTCCGCCTGATCCCCGCCGCCCTGCTGCTGGCTGCCATGCCTGCGTTCGCGCAGCCTGCCGCCGCGCCGCAGCCGATGCCCGCCAGCCTGCCCTTCTCCCCCGCCATCCGAGTGGGCGATATTCTCTATATGTCGGGGCAGATCGGCCAGGTGCCCGAAGGCATGGACGCGCATAAGGAAGGGTTCGACGCGGCGGTCAGGGGCGCGATGGATGCGATTGGCGGCATCCTCAGGGACAACGGCCTCGACTTTGGCGATGTCGTCAAATGCACGGTCATGCTGGAGGACATGGCCGACTGGCCCCGCTTCAACGCCGCCTATACGCCCTATTTTGCCGGCAAGCGCTTGCCCGCGCGCAGTGCGTTCGGCGCGGACGGTCTGGCACTCGGCGCGCCGCTGGAAGTGGAATGTATCGCGGCTTATTCTTAA
- a CDS encoding aminotransferase class V-fold PLP-dependent enzyme, translating to MSLSRREALGAAVALPLAARTARAATLALPDKDSFAATPVAYLDSASTHPISLGARAAMDAYVATRTLDPAAVARKPVDRAGVIAKFARLVNADADEITWVQSTTMGEQAVLRALGLPGSKGRVVTDTLHFYAAFPMYLEMAKQGVDVAWVQARDGRIELDDMARAITPGTRLVSLSLVSTYNGFQHDLKAVCDLAHKVGALVYADIIHAAGAVPVDLHASGVDFAACASYKWLMGDFGLGFLYARRGVWDQLPRTEYGYYGFAAPDAPPGIGLSPPQTHAYPLDPPGDAPVSYAVRTGALGHFATGTYAQAIVAALDHSLDYIGRLSVPAIQAHAQQLIAPLREGLRAKGYAIVTPSGTTAPLLTALLPEAKARLSDPLAKAGVRVSLHDHHLRVSPSVFNDATDVERLLAALPRA from the coding sequence ATGAGCCTCAGCCGCCGCGAGGCGCTGGGCGCGGCGGTGGCCCTGCCGCTGGCGGCGCGGACGGCGCGCGCCGCGACGCTCGCCCTTCCCGACAAGGACAGTTTCGCCGCCACGCCGGTCGCCTATCTCGACAGCGCATCGACGCACCCGATCAGCCTGGGCGCGCGCGCCGCGATGGACGCCTATGTCGCAACGCGGACGCTCGATCCTGCGGCCGTCGCGCGCAAGCCCGTCGATCGCGCGGGAGTCATCGCCAAATTCGCGCGCCTGGTGAACGCGGACGCGGATGAAATCACCTGGGTCCAATCCACCACCATGGGCGAGCAAGCGGTGCTGCGCGCGCTCGGCTTGCCCGGCAGCAAGGGCCGCGTGGTCACCGACACGCTGCATTTCTACGCCGCCTTCCCCATGTATCTGGAAATGGCCAAGCAGGGCGTCGATGTCGCCTGGGTTCAGGCGCGCGACGGCCGCATCGAACTGGACGATATGGCCCGCGCCATTACGCCGGGCACCCGGCTCGTCAGCCTCTCGCTCGTATCGACCTATAATGGCTTCCAGCATGACCTGAAGGCGGTGTGCGACCTGGCGCATAAGGTCGGCGCGCTGGTCTATGCCGACATCATTCATGCGGCGGGGGCGGTCCCGGTCGATCTCCACGCCAGCGGCGTCGATTTTGCCGCCTGTGCCAGCTATAAATGGCTGATGGGCGATTTCGGGCTTGGCTTCCTCTACGCCCGGCGCGGCGTGTGGGATCAGCTACCCCGTACCGAATATGGCTATTATGGCTTTGCCGCGCCCGACGCCCCGCCGGGCATCGGCCTGTCGCCGCCGCAGACCCACGCCTATCCGCTCGACCCGCCGGGCGACGCGCCGGTCAGCTATGCCGTCCGCACAGGCGCGCTCGGCCATTTCGCGACCGGCACCTATGCGCAGGCAATCGTCGCCGCGCTCGACCATTCGCTCGACTATATCGGTCGCCTTTCGGTGCCCGCCATCCAGGCCCATGCCCAGCAGTTGATCGCCCCCTTGCGCGAAGGCCTGCGCGCCAAGGGCTATGCGATCGTCACGCCATCCGGCACCACCGCGCCGCTGCTCACCGCGCTGCTGCCCGAAGCCAAAGCGCGCCTGTCGGACCCGCTGGCCAAGGCCGGGGTGCGTGTGTCACTGCACGATCATCATCTGCGCGTCTCGCCTTCGGTGTTCAACGATGCGACAGATGTCGAACGGCTGCTCGCCGCCCTGCCCCGTGCCTGA
- a CDS encoding aminotransferase class I/II-fold pyridoxal phosphate-dependent enzyme yields MTGSSDSLSRRMLMRVAMGATALATATPVLAQRGRKVDLPDDPAAMVASLTDGIFLNSNEHPIGPGVAALAALAKLPPLSGRYGMAFAAKLESLFARQNGLSPTQLQVHPGSFMPLRSVALTYSSTDRPIAYFEPTFDQGFLGLGNQSVTRSVAVPLSGDFAADPRKLLAAAPNAGVYYLCNPNNPTGLVTARADIDWLLANKPQGAILLIDEAYIDFSDARTCLDLVASGADVLVTRTFSKIYGLAGLRCGLIAGRKDLLDGMARYGTNITPMPAVVAAEASLLDPMLLPTRKAENKAVRDDLYRWLDAQGLRYLPSQASFAMIHVGRSGADVTAALAAQKIYIGGPRKYMDDWVRVSFGTPAEMQAFKAGLLKALA; encoded by the coding sequence ATGACCGGATCGTCCGACAGCCTGTCCCGCCGCATGCTGATGCGCGTGGCTATGGGTGCCACCGCCCTCGCGACGGCGACGCCCGTTCTCGCCCAGCGCGGGCGCAAGGTGGATCTGCCCGACGATCCCGCCGCGATGGTCGCCAGCCTGACCGACGGCATCTTCCTCAACAGCAATGAACATCCCATCGGTCCCGGCGTTGCGGCGCTTGCCGCGCTGGCCAAGCTGCCGCCCTTGTCGGGACGCTATGGCATGGCGTTCGCCGCCAAGCTGGAAAGCCTGTTCGCGCGGCAAAATGGTTTGTCGCCGACACAGCTGCAGGTCCATCCCGGCTCCTTCATGCCGCTCCGGTCGGTTGCGCTGACCTATTCCTCGACCGATCGCCCCATCGCCTATTTCGAGCCGACCTTCGACCAGGGGTTTCTGGGCCTTGGCAACCAGAGCGTGACGCGATCGGTCGCCGTGCCGCTGTCGGGCGATTTCGCCGCAGACCCCCGCAAACTGCTCGCCGCCGCGCCGAATGCGGGCGTCTATTATCTGTGCAATCCCAACAACCCGACCGGCCTGGTCACGGCACGCGCCGACATCGACTGGCTGCTCGCCAACAAGCCCCAGGGCGCAATCCTGCTGATCGATGAAGCCTATATCGATTTCAGCGATGCCCGGACCTGCCTCGATCTGGTCGCCAGCGGCGCGGACGTGCTGGTGACGCGGACCTTTTCCAAGATTTACGGCCTGGCAGGCTTGCGCTGCGGCCTGATCGCGGGGCGCAAGGATCTGCTCGACGGCATGGCCCGCTACGGCACCAACATCACGCCCATGCCCGCCGTGGTCGCGGCGGAGGCGAGCCTGCTCGATCCCATGCTGCTGCCCACGCGCAAGGCTGAGAATAAGGCGGTGCGCGATGATCTCTATCGCTGGCTTGACGCGCAGGGGTTGCGCTACCTGCCCTCGCAGGCGAGTTTCGCGATGATCCATGTTGGTCGTTCGGGCGCAGACGTCACCGCCGCGCTGGCGGCGCAGAAAATCTACATCGGCGGCCCGCGCAAATATATGGACGACTGGGTCCGTGTCTCCTTCGGCACGCCAGCCGAAATGCAGGCGTTCAAGGCCGGACTGCTCAAGGCGCTGGCATGA
- a CDS encoding TonB-dependent receptor plug domain-containing protein yields MTRLSALKLSLILASSWSACALAQEAPQEPQAEDGGTIIVTGTRAVGMQVADSAAPIQVLGQDAITRVGQPNLNQVLTQIVPSFTAQTQGTDLSSFSLSARLRGLSPNHTLVLVNGKRRHGNAILQVLGAFSGSAAPSIDLIPPDAVSQVEVFQEGAAAVYGTDAIAGVINFILKDQAEGGSFKVTGGQYYDSQGELFSVSGNYGVKLGEDGFLNVSLFHRRQDYTTLGEGQVQVTKPDGTLQPNAPAQWSNLAGDALANINGGQPKTELNLLFYNAGYDFGGVEVYSFGDVSRREGWAKQGYRHPKRICYETGNLGGGVTPAAYDPSICYSDTGINGMVPLQHVIEDEYSFTVGAKGEFGSGWNYDLSTTYANQKNDIWTENSAHREVWQESYAAALAGIGTPNTPDKAYDGGFRLSQTTVTADIRKEFEVGMAAPLTFAFGGEYRKDTYEIVQGDFYSTYKTGVQSFPGYKATDAGRFKRSSRAGYINFIAQPVEGWTVDLAGRYEDYTDFGDTLIGKITTRYDFSDAIAIRGTASTGFRAPSLAEQKYSTINVGPTSAVAQLPAGSPAAALLGFDSLGPEKSKNFSAGIVLRPVPKLAITVDAYMIKIKDRIAATASRNAVQGGVVQPGAAAIFDALAAAGIVLDTALQQVGVQSFTNGIDTRTTGVDFSISYPVALDFGSLNLSLNGNYNKTKITNNKVGYPLFNAASESNIEDTTPKYKVGFGALLKAGKLSVNLRETLYAKTSVLVRPGVGSGVVPEGGFLIADGALINGVNANQLYFDGVVKSAIITDLEVGYDFNDNVTFSLGANNLFDKVPEVPKFVTGAGVVVNPGVSPYQNGSGSYNSPYGHGPYGTAGGYYYARIDFKF; encoded by the coding sequence ATGACACGCTTGTCAGCGCTTAAACTTTCATTGATTCTCGCTTCGTCTTGGTCCGCTTGCGCATTGGCGCAGGAAGCACCGCAGGAACCACAGGCCGAGGACGGCGGCACCATCATCGTCACCGGCACCCGTGCCGTCGGCATGCAGGTCGCCGACAGCGCCGCACCGATCCAGGTCTTGGGTCAGGACGCGATCACACGGGTTGGCCAGCCGAACCTCAACCAGGTGCTGACCCAGATCGTCCCCAGCTTCACGGCGCAGACGCAGGGCACCGATCTTTCCAGCTTCTCGCTGTCGGCCCGCCTGCGTGGCCTCAGCCCCAACCACACGCTGGTTCTGGTCAACGGCAAGCGTCGGCACGGCAACGCCATTCTCCAGGTGCTTGGTGCCTTCTCCGGTTCGGCCGCACCCAGCATCGATCTCATTCCGCCAGATGCCGTCTCGCAGGTCGAAGTCTTCCAGGAAGGCGCAGCGGCCGTCTATGGTACGGACGCGATTGCAGGCGTCATCAACTTCATCCTCAAGGACCAGGCCGAAGGCGGCTCGTTCAAGGTCACGGGCGGTCAATATTATGACAGCCAGGGCGAACTATTCTCGGTTTCCGGCAATTATGGCGTCAAGCTGGGCGAAGACGGCTTCCTCAACGTCAGCCTGTTCCACCGCCGCCAGGATTATACGACGCTGGGCGAAGGCCAGGTCCAGGTGACCAAGCCGGACGGCACGCTCCAGCCCAATGCGCCTGCCCAATGGTCAAACCTTGCCGGCGATGCGCTGGCCAACATCAACGGCGGCCAGCCCAAGACCGAACTCAACCTGCTCTTCTACAATGCCGGCTATGATTTCGGCGGCGTCGAGGTCTACAGCTTCGGTGATGTGTCCCGCCGCGAAGGCTGGGCCAAGCAGGGCTACCGCCATCCCAAGCGCATCTGCTACGAAACCGGAAACCTGGGCGGCGGCGTCACCCCCGCCGCTTACGACCCCAGCATCTGCTACAGCGACACCGGCATCAACGGCATGGTCCCGCTGCAGCATGTGATCGAGGATGAATATAGCTTCACCGTCGGCGCCAAGGGCGAGTTTGGCAGCGGTTGGAATTATGACCTCAGCACCACCTACGCCAATCAGAAGAACGACATCTGGACTGAAAATTCCGCCCATCGCGAAGTATGGCAGGAAAGCTATGCCGCAGCACTGGCAGGCATCGGCACGCCCAATACGCCCGACAAGGCCTATGATGGTGGCTTCCGCCTGAGCCAGACCACGGTGACCGCCGACATCCGCAAGGAATTCGAAGTCGGCATGGCAGCCCCGCTGACCTTCGCCTTCGGTGGGGAATATCGCAAGGACACGTATGAAATCGTCCAGGGCGATTTCTATTCGACCTACAAGACCGGCGTGCAGTCCTTCCCCGGCTACAAGGCGACCGACGCGGGCCGCTTCAAGCGCAGTTCGCGCGCTGGCTATATCAACTTCATCGCCCAGCCGGTCGAAGGCTGGACGGTCGATCTGGCCGGTCGCTATGAAGATTATACCGACTTTGGCGATACGCTGATCGGCAAGATCACGACCCGCTACGACTTCTCGGACGCCATCGCCATTCGCGGCACCGCCAGCACCGGCTTCCGCGCTCCGTCGCTGGCTGAACAGAAATATTCGACGATCAACGTAGGGCCAACCAGCGCCGTCGCCCAGTTGCCCGCGGGCAGCCCGGCCGCCGCCTTGCTCGGCTTCGACTCGCTTGGCCCTGAAAAGTCCAAGAACTTCTCGGCGGGCATCGTGCTACGGCCCGTGCCCAAGCTCGCCATCACCGTCGATGCCTATATGATCAAGATCAAGGATCGTATCGCCGCCACGGCATCGCGTAACGCCGTTCAGGGTGGCGTCGTCCAGCCCGGCGCCGCCGCGATCTTCGATGCGCTCGCTGCCGCCGGCATCGTTCTCGACACCGCCCTGCAACAGGTCGGCGTCCAGAGCTTCACCAACGGCATCGACACCCGGACGACTGGCGTAGACTTCTCGATCAGCTACCCGGTGGCGCTCGACTTCGGCTCGTTGAACCTGTCGCTCAACGGCAACTATAACAAGACGAAGATCACCAACAACAAGGTCGGCTATCCGCTGTTCAACGCCGCGTCGGAAAGCAATATCGAAGACACGACCCCCAAATATAAGGTCGGCTTCGGCGCGCTGCTCAAGGCGGGCAAGCTAAGCGTCAACCTGCGCGAAACCCTCTATGCCAAGACGAGCGTCCTGGTCCGGCCGGGTGTGGGCAGCGGCGTGGTGCCCGAAGGCGGCTTCCTGATCGCCGATGGCGCGCTGATCAACGGCGTGAATGCCAACCAGCTCTACTTCGATGGCGTGGTCAAATCGGCGATCATCACCGATCTCGAAGTCGGCTATGACTTCAACGACAATGTCACCTTCTCGCTGGGCGCGAACAACCTGTTCGACAAGGTGCCGGAAGTGCCCAAGTTCGTCACCGGTGCAGGCGTTGTCGTGAACCCCGGCGTGTCGCCTTACCAGAATGGCTCAGGCTCCTATAACAGCCCCTATGGTCATGGCCCCTATGGTACGGCGGGCGGCTATTATTACGCGCGCATCGACTTCAAATTCTAA
- a CDS encoding TlpA family protein disulfide reductase yields the protein MILLLAAGLAACDRQSPPAGQANASMSGEVPASGNATAGSEAFNYRLDRSKAGTAAPTFAFQNPDGGEATLQDFAGRPMLVNLWATWCTPCVAEMPTLDRIAATYGPKGLAVLTISQDNQGEKAVKPFFAKHDLPHLKGWADPDNQFGFDYATGLLPTTVLYDAQGKEMVRVIGAMDWEGVEAKALIDAAMAS from the coding sequence ATGATACTGCTCCTGGCTGCCGGTCTGGCGGCTTGCGATAGGCAATCGCCGCCCGCTGGGCAAGCCAATGCAAGCATGAGCGGCGAGGTTCCCGCATCGGGAAATGCAACGGCGGGCAGCGAAGCGTTCAACTACCGGCTCGATCGCAGCAAGGCGGGGACGGCCGCGCCGACCTTCGCCTTCCAAAACCCCGATGGCGGCGAGGCGACGCTGCAGGATTTTGCCGGGCGGCCAATGCTGGTCAATCTGTGGGCGACCTGGTGTACGCCATGCGTCGCGGAAATGCCGACGCTTGACCGGATCGCCGCCACCTATGGTCCCAAGGGGCTGGCCGTCCTCACCATCTCGCAGGACAATCAGGGCGAAAAGGCGGTAAAGCCCTTTTTCGCCAAGCATGACCTGCCCCATCTGAAGGGTTGGGCAGACCCCGACAACCAGTTCGGCTTCGACTATGCCACCGGCCTGCTGCCCACCACCGTCCTCTATGATGCGCAGGGCAAGGAAATGGTGCGCGTCATCGGCGCAATGGATTGGGAAGGGGTGGAAGCCAAAGCGTTGATCGACGCGGCGATGGCATCCTGA